One Peribacillus simplex NBRC 15720 = DSM 1321 genomic region harbors:
- a CDS encoding YneB family resolvase-like protein: MKAVIYCRVSTEKESQETSLARQEDELVKLAEKMDVEVVSIIKEQASGYELNRDGIFDMLELFKTKEAEVLLIQDETRLGRGNAKIALFHVILKEDVKIYTLSHDGELELSDSDAMVIQIVGIVEEYQRKLHNLKIKRGMIRAVEKGYRPQKNLHNQRNSTGRDRMEIPIEEIIKLRANGLTFSEIAATLRGFGYNVSKATVNRRFLEHQMNTKESKS, from the coding sequence ATGAAGGCGGTAATCTATTGTAGGGTCAGCACAGAAAAAGAGTCACAGGAAACATCATTGGCAAGGCAGGAAGATGAATTAGTCAAATTGGCAGAAAAGATGGATGTGGAAGTTGTTTCCATAATTAAAGAACAGGCAAGTGGTTATGAGTTGAATCGGGATGGTATTTTTGACATGCTCGAACTATTTAAAACCAAAGAAGCTGAAGTACTATTAATCCAGGACGAAACAAGACTGGGAAGAGGGAATGCCAAAATAGCCCTTTTCCATGTCATCCTTAAAGAAGATGTGAAAATTTATACGCTCTCACACGATGGGGAGCTTGAGTTATCGGATTCGGATGCCATGGTCATCCAGATAGTCGGTATTGTAGAAGAATATCAAAGGAAACTACATAATCTTAAAATAAAGCGCGGGATGATAAGAGCCGTTGAAAAAGGGTACCGTCCTCAAAAAAATCTTCATAATCAAAGGAATTCCACTGGAAGGGACCGCATGGAGATTCCTATTGAAGAAATTATTAAACTTCGGGCCAATGGATTGACATTCTCAGAAATCGCAGCCACATTAAGGGGCTTTGGATACAATGTATCTAAGGCTACTGTGAACAGGCGTTTTCTCGAACATCAAATGAATACAAAGGAAAGTAAATCATAG
- the yneA gene encoding cell division suppressor protein YneA translates to MKKLYKNYIYTILLAGSVFIFSILFSCTLNNDQKKDFLSIEVSEGDTLWGIAEEYEEANLTKKEFIGWIEEHNGVMADSIKPGQVIVIPVKGEELVQNLASEQ, encoded by the coding sequence ATGAAAAAATTATACAAAAATTATATTTATACGATTCTATTAGCGGGATCAGTATTCATCTTTTCAATTTTATTCTCTTGTACATTGAACAATGATCAAAAAAAAGATTTCCTTTCTATAGAAGTAAGTGAAGGTGACACCTTATGGGGAATTGCCGAAGAATATGAAGAAGCAAATTTGACAAAAAAAGAATTCATTGGTTGGATAGAAGAGCATAATGGAGTCATGGCGGATTCGATAAAACCTGGTCAAGTCATCGTCATACCGGTTAAAGGGGAAGAACTTGTCCAGAATTTGGCCAGTGAGCAGTAA
- the lexA gene encoding transcriptional repressor LexA, which produces MTKLSKRQQDILDFIKEEVRQKGYPPSVREIGEAVGLASSSTVHGHLSRLESKGLIRRDPTKPRAIEIMNSEEANNIPKANVVNVPLLGKVTAGMPITAIENIEEYFPLPESMVPHDDHVFMLEIMGESMIEAGIHDGDYVIVKQQSSANNGDIVVAMTEDDEATVKRFFKEPDYIRLQPENSNMEPIILRDVSILGKVIGLYRQIH; this is translated from the coding sequence ATGACTAAACTATCAAAACGGCAGCAAGATATTCTTGATTTCATTAAAGAAGAGGTCCGCCAAAAAGGGTATCCACCTTCCGTACGGGAGATTGGCGAAGCAGTGGGACTTGCTTCAAGTTCAACAGTACACGGACATTTATCCCGCCTGGAAAGTAAAGGCCTGATTAGACGTGACCCAACCAAGCCAAGGGCCATTGAAATAATGAATTCGGAGGAAGCGAACAATATTCCCAAAGCCAATGTCGTGAACGTGCCGTTACTTGGAAAAGTAACAGCGGGCATGCCAATAACCGCCATTGAGAACATAGAAGAATACTTTCCGCTTCCCGAAAGCATGGTTCCACATGATGACCATGTATTCATGCTGGAAATCATGGGTGAAAGTATGATCGAAGCAGGAATTCATGATGGAGATTATGTCATCGTGAAACAACAAAGCAGTGCCAATAATGGAGATATCGTCGTGGCCATGACGGAAGATGATGAAGCCACTGTAAAACGATTCTTTAAGGAACCGGACTACATAAGGCTTCAGCCTGAGAACTCAAATATGGAACCAATTATTTTACGAGATGTTTCGATACTTGGAAAAGTAATAGGCTTATATAGACAAATACACTAA
- a CDS encoding glucosaminidase domain-containing protein: protein MESGNGTSLLANQGKIYLVQGDFKGESVIIQTMEYVNGVPVQVWNKFRKYPTWEESLRDLANLYEKGTSWNRGLYTAVIGEKDYKKALKAIFDSGYASDPKYIEKLVNLIETSDLTKYDVSIEEVYHIVKKGDSVSGLAKAYGSTQV, encoded by the coding sequence TTGGAGAGTGGAAATGGGACAAGCTTATTAGCAAATCAAGGAAAAATATATTTGGTACAAGGTGACTTTAAGGGAGAGTCTGTCATTATTCAAACAATGGAATATGTCAACGGTGTGCCCGTTCAAGTATGGAACAAATTCAGAAAATACCCAACTTGGGAAGAAAGTCTTCGAGATCTTGCCAATCTATATGAAAAGGGGACTTCGTGGAATAGAGGTCTATATACTGCTGTCATTGGAGAAAAAGATTACAAAAAAGCACTCAAAGCAATATTCGATTCGGGCTACGCCTCGGACCCGAAATATATAGAAAAACTGGTAAACCTAATCGAAACAAGCGATTTAACTAAATATGATGTAAGCATCGAAGAGGTTTATCATATTGTCAAAAAGGGGGATTCAGTCTCAGGGCTTGCAAAGGCATATGGTTCGACACAAGTGTAG